A window of Gemmatimonadota bacterium contains these coding sequences:
- a CDS encoding aminotransferase class V-fold PLP-dependent enzyme, which translates to MERHTGRRQFLKQLSGGAAAILAWPRSQEPLPVPPPVRGSTAGEQFWRLVREAFLIPRDRIYLNVGTLGPQPRTVVEAVEQHARRVAMTLPPGVAWDRLKERLGHFVNCDPAGLVFPRNTTEGMSFVAQGLELRAGDEVVTTDHEHVGGLSCWQLLAARRGVRLRQLSLPVPPASAAEVLERIEAALTRRTRVVSVSHLTFTTGLVLPVGEIVQLCRSKGIVSVIDGAHPPGLIPVDLERMDPDFYASSPHKWLLAPQGTGFLYIREDWRERLWPTIASEGWNDRRLGAQRFNHLGTMDESRLAGLEAALEFQETIGPELIQARIRELRQHLAQQLVGLPRLQVVSPADGDLVAGMVSFAVQGVTALELQRRLAELGNIRTRVIGEYDYGWMRLSPHIYNSPQELDRVISLLQQLV; encoded by the coding sequence GTGGAACGCCACACCGGCCGGCGCCAGTTCCTGAAGCAGCTCAGCGGCGGTGCAGCGGCCATCCTCGCCTGGCCCCGGTCGCAGGAGCCGCTGCCCGTGCCGCCGCCGGTCCGCGGGTCCACGGCAGGGGAGCAGTTCTGGAGGCTCGTCCGCGAGGCCTTTCTCATCCCCCGCGACCGCATCTACCTGAACGTCGGGACCCTGGGGCCGCAGCCGCGCACTGTCGTGGAGGCCGTGGAGCAGCACGCGCGCCGGGTCGCCATGACGCTGCCACCCGGCGTGGCGTGGGACCGGCTGAAGGAGCGACTCGGCCACTTCGTGAACTGCGATCCCGCCGGGCTCGTCTTCCCGCGCAACACGACGGAAGGTATGAGCTTCGTGGCCCAGGGGCTCGAGCTCAGGGCTGGCGACGAGGTGGTGACGACGGATCACGAGCACGTAGGCGGCCTGAGCTGCTGGCAGCTCCTCGCCGCGCGGCGGGGCGTCCGACTGCGCCAGCTCTCGCTCCCCGTGCCCCCCGCGAGTGCCGCGGAAGTGCTCGAGCGGATCGAGGCTGCGCTGACCCGGCGCACCCGCGTCGTGTCCGTGTCCCACCTCACGTTCACGACCGGGCTGGTGTTGCCGGTAGGGGAGATCGTGCAGCTTTGCCGGAGCAAAGGCATCGTCTCCGTCATAGACGGCGCCCACCCGCCCGGGCTGATCCCCGTCGACCTGGAGCGCATGGACCCGGACTTCTACGCGTCCTCGCCGCATAAATGGCTGCTCGCGCCCCAGGGTACGGGGTTCCTCTACATCCGGGAGGACTGGCGGGAGCGGCTCTGGCCCACCATCGCCTCGGAGGGCTGGAACGACCGGCGGCTGGGCGCGCAGCGCTTCAATCACCTGGGCACCATGGACGAGTCGCGGCTGGCCGGGCTCGAGGCCGCTCTCGAGTTCCAGGAGACGATCGGGCCGGAGCTCATCCAGGCGCGCATCCGCGAACTGCGGCAGCATCTCGCGCAGCAGCTCGTGGGGCTGCCACGCCTGCAGGTTGTCTCGCCGGCGGACGGGGACCTCGTCGCCGGGATGGTTTCCTTTGCCGTGCAGGGCGTGACCGCCCTGGAGCTGCAGCGCCGGCTGGCGGAGCTGGGGAACATCAGGACGCGGGTGATCGGCGAATATGACTACGGCTGGATGCGCCTTTCCCCGCATATCTACAACTCGCCGCAGGAGTTGGATCGGGTCATCTCCTTGCTGCAGCAACTGGTATGA
- a CDS encoding DedA family protein: MDNLLHELVRLLITGGPWIVLVVALSETAVFAGLLVPAEATVLVAAFLAQRGLFPLEHILLAAFFGGLLGDQMGYVFGRIGGARMAARGGFLGRLWQRHEMTAAGLFRRHSALAITFARFLSFVRTLMPWFAGMSRVPYGRFLLYDSLGVLGWAGGSVALGYLAGESWRMAASTLGTVGGAVLVLLVLAALLAARRRRESLVEAASLDVDPTEAVEASRVLSG, translated from the coding sequence ATGGATAACCTGCTCCACGAGCTCGTTCGCCTCTTGATCACGGGCGGCCCGTGGATTGTGCTGGTGGTGGCGCTATCCGAGACCGCCGTGTTCGCCGGACTGCTCGTGCCCGCGGAGGCCACGGTGCTGGTGGCGGCGTTCCTGGCGCAGCGTGGCCTCTTCCCGCTCGAGCATATCCTCCTGGCTGCATTCTTCGGCGGGCTGTTGGGTGATCAGATGGGCTATGTCTTCGGCCGAATCGGCGGCGCGCGCATGGCCGCTCGCGGCGGCTTTCTGGGCCGGCTCTGGCAGCGCCACGAGATGACGGCCGCCGGCCTGTTCCGCCGGCACTCGGCTCTGGCCATTACCTTCGCCCGCTTTCTCTCCTTCGTGCGCACGCTCATGCCCTGGTTCGCCGGAATGAGCCGCGTGCCCTATGGCCGCTTCCTGCTCTACGACTCGCTGGGCGTGCTGGGCTGGGCCGGCGGCTCCGTAGCCCTCGGATACCTCGCCGGGGAGAGCTGGCGCATGGCCGCGAGCACGCTGGGCACCGTCGGCGGCGCGGTCCTTGTCCTCCTCGTGCTCGCCGCGCTGCTGGCCGCGCGCCGCCGCCGGGAATCGCTGGTGGAGGCAGCGTCCCTCGACGTGGACCCTACCGAGGCCGTCGAAGCCAGCCGCGTACTCAGCGGCTGA
- a CDS encoding type II toxin-antitoxin system VapC family toxin: protein MPRYVLDTQHFIDVLKDRPAAAEVLTFLRAFVAVVDFHAVVGAELLMGARSRGEPAAIRKRFIDPFKPQRVIVPDLADLLAAGDAIRRMSEQRGVHPELERRNFWNDVMIAVSCRRRGVVLLTRDPDHARIAPVVGHTYSATFLTSP from the coding sequence ATGCCTCGGTACGTCTTGGACACGCAGCACTTCATCGATGTGCTTAAGGATCGGCCCGCTGCGGCCGAAGTGCTGACGTTCTTGCGGGCCTTCGTGGCCGTGGTCGATTTCCATGCGGTCGTGGGCGCCGAATTGCTCATGGGCGCCCGTTCTCGCGGCGAGCCCGCCGCGATTCGGAAGCGGTTCATCGACCCGTTCAAGCCGCAACGCGTGATCGTTCCTGACCTAGCGGACCTGCTAGCCGCAGGCGACGCCATCCGGAGGATGTCCGAGCAACGGGGCGTCCATCCTGAACTCGAGCGCCGCAACTTCTGGAACGATGTGATGATCGCCGTCTCGTGCCGGCGGCGCGGCGTCGTCTTGCTGACCCGGGATCCCGATCACGCGCGAATCGCGCCCGTTGTTGGCCACACGTACAGCGCCACGTTTCTGACGAGTCCCTGA
- the rpsP gene encoding 30S ribosomal protein S16 — MPVRIRLRRVGRKKQPSYRIVVAEAKTPRDSAYLDTVGFYNPRTQPAELRVDLSKVDYWVGRGAELTETAASLVRKARRTPGFATAAVGPPVVAAEPEAAAVEAAAQVVAAAEVALEAEAAPAAVEAAVGPVAPEAEAKPARKAKPKAPAKPKAAAPRRAAAGARAEAKPKAAPKPRAAARAKAEPEAQAAAKPKGGAGGGRRKAAEPEAGGGDEASES; from the coding sequence ATGCCCGTTAGGATCCGACTCCGGCGAGTGGGCCGGAAGAAGCAGCCCAGCTATCGCATTGTCGTAGCCGAGGCCAAAACGCCACGGGACAGTGCCTATCTGGACACGGTGGGGTTCTACAACCCCCGCACGCAGCCGGCCGAGCTGCGGGTCGACCTCTCCAAGGTGGATTACTGGGTCGGCCGCGGCGCCGAGCTCACTGAAACGGCCGCCTCGCTGGTCAGGAAGGCGCGCCGGACCCCCGGCTTCGCTACGGCTGCGGTCGGGCCCCCGGTAGTGGCCGCCGAGCCGGAAGCTGCAGCCGTGGAGGCGGCGGCGCAGGTGGTTGCCGCCGCCGAGGTGGCACTCGAGGCCGAGGCGGCGCCGGCAGCGGTGGAGGCCGCGGTCGGGCCGGTCGCGCCCGAGGCAGAGGCCAAGCCGGCCAGGAAGGCAAAGCCGAAGGCGCCGGCGAAGCCGAAAGCTGCTGCCCCACGACGGGCTGCGGCGGGTGCCAGGGCCGAGGCCAAGCCGAAGGCGGCGCCCAAGCCCAGGGCCGCGGCCAGGGCAAAGGCGGAGCCCGAAGCCCAGGCGGCGGCCAAGCCCAAGGGGGGCGCGGGGGGTGGCCGGCGCAAGGCTGCGGAGCCAGAGGCCGGCGGCGGGGACGAGGCTTCGGAGTCGTAG
- a CDS encoding ribonuclease HII — translation MARGRRATRAAGRRLAARRRAERRRLARLLALEKELWGRGLRLVAGVDETGRGPLAGPVLAAAVILPPGLAIPGVDDSKRLLAPLRVRLDGEIRQRALGIGIGAASAREIDRLNILRASHLAMQRALRRLPVRPQHVIVDGPPIPGLEWEHTAVIDGDRRVHSVACASIVAKVLRDHLMHLLSARYPDYGWEHNAGYATADHRAALARLGPTPHHRRSFGSAQLVLQL, via the coding sequence ATGGCGCGCGGACGGCGGGCCACGCGCGCGGCCGGGCGTCGCCTGGCGGCACGGCGCCGCGCCGAACGGCGCCGGCTCGCTCGGCTGCTGGCGCTGGAAAAGGAGTTGTGGGGCCGCGGCCTGCGCCTGGTCGCCGGCGTCGACGAGACCGGCCGCGGGCCGCTCGCCGGCCCCGTGCTCGCCGCCGCCGTGATCCTGCCGCCAGGTCTCGCCATTCCCGGCGTGGACGACTCGAAACGGCTGCTCGCGCCGTTGCGCGTGCGGCTCGATGGCGAGATCCGGCAGCGCGCCCTGGGCATCGGCATCGGCGCCGCCAGCGCCCGCGAAATCGACCGACTGAACATCCTGCGGGCCTCCCACCTGGCCATGCAGCGCGCACTCCGGCGCCTGCCCGTCCGGCCGCAGCATGTCATCGTGGATGGCCCTCCAATACCGGGCCTCGAGTGGGAGCACACGGCGGTGATCGACGGTGACCGGCGCGTGCACAGCGTCGCTTGCGCATCCATTGTGGCCAAGGTCCTGCGCGACCACCTGATGCACCTGCTCAGCGCGCGCTATCCGGACTACGGCTGGGAGCACAACGCAGGGTATGCCACGGCGGACCACCGCGCCGCACTCGCCCGGCTCGGTCCCACGCCGCACCACCGCCGCTCGTTCGGCTCGGCGCAGCTCGTGCTGCAGCTCTAG
- a CDS encoding dehydrogenase E1 component subunit alpha/beta: MATKARAAGRREVSAGLGRDTLVGFYRTMFTARRTDDKEIQLKRQNKIFFQISGAGHEAVQVAVAQHLRPGSDWFYPYYRDRALTLALGVTPYEQLLQAVGAAADPASGGRQMPSHWGKRELRIVSSSSPTGTQFLQAVGCAEAGWRAAGEASLRQSIEPFRDDEVVLCTTGEGQTSEGEFWEALNSACNLKLPVVFLVEDNGYAISVPVEVNTAGGRISRLLSGFPNLYVEEVDGCDVLASHQAAGRAVAYCRERRGPALLWARVIRPYSHSMSDDERMYRPEGEREEEARRDPIPNFRRWLIEEGVVSAEELDELEREVLAEIQEAADRALAQPQPAKDTALLYLYSPDVDPTAEQFDTEDDPHFEGDETTMVDLLNACLRDEMERDPLLVVFGEDVADASREAVLGDCKGKGGVFKVTWGLQRRFGATRVFNSPLAEANIVGRAIGMATRGLKPVVEIQFFDYIWPAMMQIRDELATMRYRSANSWSCPVVIRAAYGGYLRGGAIYHSQTGETLFTHTPGLRVVLPATALDANGLLRTAIRCDDPVIFLEHKHLYRQVYNKGRYPGPNFMIPLGKAAVVRPGTDLTVITCGAVVKRSLDAARMAEEQGIDVEVIDLRSLHPLDMTTIAESVKKTNKVVIAHEDALSWGIGAEIAARIVGELFEWLDAPVRRVASLDTWVAYAPQLEEAILPDAEDVLSAILELQRY, from the coding sequence ATGGCGACGAAAGCGAGAGCCGCCGGGCGGCGTGAGGTTTCCGCGGGGCTGGGTCGTGACACGCTGGTAGGCTTCTACCGCACGATGTTCACGGCGCGGCGCACCGACGACAAGGAGATCCAGCTCAAGCGGCAGAACAAGATCTTTTTCCAGATCTCGGGGGCGGGGCACGAAGCGGTGCAGGTTGCGGTGGCGCAGCACCTCCGTCCGGGGTCCGACTGGTTCTACCCATACTACCGGGACCGCGCGCTGACCCTGGCGCTGGGGGTGACGCCTTACGAGCAGTTGCTGCAGGCCGTTGGGGCGGCGGCGGACCCCGCGAGTGGCGGGCGCCAGATGCCCTCGCACTGGGGCAAGCGTGAGCTGCGCATTGTCAGTTCCTCCTCGCCCACGGGTACGCAGTTTCTGCAGGCGGTGGGTTGCGCGGAAGCCGGTTGGCGCGCAGCCGGCGAGGCGAGCCTTCGCCAGTCGATCGAGCCCTTCCGCGATGACGAGGTCGTGCTGTGCACGACGGGGGAGGGTCAGACGTCGGAGGGCGAGTTCTGGGAGGCACTGAACAGCGCCTGCAACCTGAAGCTGCCGGTTGTGTTCCTGGTCGAGGACAACGGCTACGCCATCTCTGTGCCGGTCGAGGTGAACACGGCGGGCGGCAGGATCAGCCGCCTGCTCTCGGGCTTCCCCAACCTGTATGTCGAGGAAGTGGACGGCTGCGACGTCCTGGCGAGCCACCAAGCCGCCGGGCGGGCCGTCGCCTACTGCCGCGAGCGTCGAGGGCCGGCGCTGCTCTGGGCGCGCGTCATCCGCCCGTACTCGCATTCCATGTCGGATGATGAGCGCATGTACCGGCCGGAAGGGGAGCGGGAGGAAGAGGCGCGGCGCGACCCGATCCCCAATTTCCGGCGCTGGCTGATCGAGGAGGGGGTGGTCTCGGCCGAGGAGCTGGACGAGCTCGAGCGGGAGGTGCTGGCGGAAATCCAGGAGGCGGCGGACCGGGCGCTGGCCCAGCCGCAGCCGGCCAAGGACACGGCGCTGCTGTACCTCTACTCGCCGGACGTGGACCCCACGGCGGAGCAATTCGACACCGAGGACGACCCCCACTTCGAGGGGGACGAGACGACGATGGTCGACCTGCTCAACGCCTGCCTGCGCGATGAGATGGAGCGGGACCCGCTCCTGGTGGTGTTCGGCGAGGACGTGGCCGATGCCAGCCGCGAGGCGGTGCTCGGGGACTGCAAGGGAAAGGGCGGCGTCTTCAAAGTTACGTGGGGGCTGCAACGTCGCTTCGGCGCGACGCGCGTATTCAACTCACCGCTGGCGGAAGCGAACATCGTGGGTCGCGCCATCGGCATGGCGACCCGCGGCCTCAAGCCGGTGGTCGAGATCCAGTTCTTCGATTACATCTGGCCGGCCATGATGCAGATCCGGGACGAGCTGGCCACCATGCGCTACCGTTCCGCCAATAGCTGGAGCTGCCCGGTCGTGATCCGGGCGGCATACGGCGGCTACCTGCGCGGGGGCGCGATCTATCATTCACAGACGGGGGAGACGCTGTTCACGCACACGCCCGGGCTGCGCGTGGTCCTGCCCGCCACTGCGCTGGACGCCAACGGATTGCTGCGCACGGCGATCCGCTGCGATGACCCGGTGATCTTCCTCGAGCACAAGCACCTCTATCGCCAGGTCTACAACAAGGGGCGCTACCCGGGGCCCAACTTCATGATCCCGTTGGGCAAGGCGGCGGTGGTGCGGCCTGGCACGGACCTGACGGTCATCACCTGCGGGGCGGTAGTGAAGCGCTCGCTGGACGCGGCCCGAATGGCGGAGGAGCAGGGCATCGACGTCGAGGTGATCGATCTGCGCTCGCTGCATCCGCTGGACATGACAACCATCGCGGAGTCCGTAAAGAAGACCAACAAGGTGGTCATAGCGCACGAGGACGCGCTTTCCTGGGGGATTGGCGCCGAAATCGCCGCCCGCATAGTGGGCGAGCTGTTCGAGTGGCTGGACGCGCCGGTCCGGCGAGTCGCCTCGCTGGACACCTGGGTGGCGTACGCGCCGCAGCTCGAGGAGGCGATCCTGCCCGACGCGGAGGACGTCCTGAGCGCGATCCTGGAGCTGCAGCGCTACTGA
- a CDS encoding PAS domain S-box protein — MGIESVKVLVVAEDAEVLHSIQEALSSAPATAGFEVEAVPDAVAALDRLRRAPADVLLMEEVPGQAAGRRQSLGDARFYARLVDAVAEAVVATDLDCRITYFNRFAELMYGWATADVLGQSALEIIPAHMSREHVNQVISRLKAGESWSGELLVQRRDGSIFPALVTWAPIREDGEVVGTVLVSSDLTERKELEEQVSQAEMMEAVGRLAGGIAHDFNNLLTTIKGHADLLLDELPAGARAAQDLEEIRRSADRAASLTRQLLAFSRRQVLRPKVLDLNSVVRGIERMLRHFVGEGVELSNALEPELWRVKADPGQMEHVLMNLAVNSRDAMPKGGRFAVRTANVEVMAEAAPAEDMEPGRYVELAVSDTGSGMDEVTLSHMFEPFFTTKEHGKGTGLGLSTVYGIVKQSGGHIHVESRPGQGTTFHIYLPQVEEAAEPAQAASELVGSAQGLETVLVVEDEEAVRGLVRKVLMKRGYLVLEARSETEALRTASQYAGPIHLLLTDVVMPTISGPELARRISVVRPEIRVLYTSGYTEHEIVHRGVLEAGISFLEKPFTPELLARKVREVLQTQQAG, encoded by the coding sequence ATGGGCATCGAATCGGTGAAAGTGCTGGTGGTCGCGGAGGATGCAGAGGTGCTCCACTCCATTCAGGAGGCGTTGAGTTCGGCCCCTGCTACGGCAGGGTTCGAGGTCGAAGCCGTGCCCGACGCGGTTGCCGCGCTGGATCGCCTCCGGCGGGCGCCGGCGGATGTCTTGCTGATGGAGGAGGTACCGGGGCAGGCCGCCGGCCGGCGGCAGTCGCTAGGGGACGCGCGCTTCTACGCGCGGCTGGTGGACGCCGTAGCCGAGGCAGTTGTGGCTACGGACCTCGACTGCCGGATCACCTATTTCAACCGTTTTGCCGAGTTGATGTACGGCTGGGCAACGGCCGATGTGCTGGGGCAGAGCGCGCTCGAGATCATCCCCGCGCACATGAGCCGGGAGCATGTGAATCAGGTCATTTCCCGACTGAAAGCTGGGGAGAGCTGGTCGGGCGAGTTGCTGGTGCAGCGCCGGGATGGGAGCATCTTCCCGGCGCTGGTCACGTGGGCGCCCATCCGCGAGGACGGCGAGGTGGTGGGCACGGTTCTGGTTTCCTCGGACCTGACCGAGCGGAAGGAGCTGGAGGAGCAGGTCTCACAGGCGGAGATGATGGAGGCCGTGGGCAGACTGGCGGGCGGGATCGCGCACGACTTCAACAATCTCCTCACGACCATCAAAGGTCACGCCGACCTGCTGCTGGACGAGTTGCCGGCAGGGGCTCGTGCGGCCCAGGACCTGGAGGAGATCCGGCGTTCGGCGGATCGTGCGGCCTCGCTGACTCGCCAGCTCCTGGCATTCAGCCGGCGTCAGGTCCTGCGCCCGAAGGTGCTGGACCTGAATTCGGTGGTACGGGGGATCGAACGGATGCTGCGCCACTTCGTGGGGGAGGGCGTCGAGCTGAGCAATGCACTCGAGCCCGAGCTGTGGCGCGTGAAGGCGGATCCCGGGCAGATGGAACACGTGTTGATGAACCTGGCCGTGAATTCGCGAGACGCCATGCCCAAGGGCGGCCGGTTCGCCGTGCGCACGGCGAATGTCGAAGTAATGGCAGAGGCGGCCCCAGCGGAAGACATGGAGCCCGGCCGCTATGTCGAGCTCGCGGTCAGCGACACCGGGTCTGGCATGGACGAGGTCACCCTCTCCCACATGTTCGAGCCATTCTTCACGACCAAGGAGCACGGCAAGGGGACGGGGCTGGGCCTCTCGACGGTGTACGGCATTGTGAAGCAGAGCGGCGGCCACATTCACGTGGAAAGCCGGCCTGGCCAGGGCACGACGTTCCACATTTATTTGCCGCAGGTCGAGGAGGCGGCGGAGCCGGCGCAGGCCGCGAGTGAGCTGGTGGGGAGTGCCCAGGGCCTCGAGACCGTGCTGGTGGTCGAGGACGAGGAGGCGGTGCGCGGGCTGGTGCGCAAGGTCCTGATGAAGCGCGGTTACCTCGTGCTCGAGGCGCGCAGCGAGACGGAGGCGCTGCGCACGGCTTCCCAGTACGCAGGTCCCATCCACCTCCTGTTGACCGATGTCGTCATGCCCACCATCAGCGGGCCGGAGCTGGCACGGCGCATTTCCGTGGTCCGGCCCGAGATTCGAGTGCTCTACACTTCCGGCTACACGGAGCACGAAATCGTGCACCGCGGAGTGTTGGAAGCGGGAATCTCGTTTCTCGAGAAGCCGTTTACGCCGGAACTGCTGGCGCGCAAGGTCCGCGAGGTACTGCAGACGCAGCAGGCAGGCTAG
- the rimM gene encoding ribosome maturation factor RimM, producing MMAGRGDRESPPVPRHLVVGHISKPHGTRGEVFVWPLTDRPAGVYSPGHQLMLGTTEGELPPDATVLEVQSTRPFKRGLLVKFQGIEGRTEAERLAQRYLLAPLESLEPLEEGELFYHQLLGLEVVTAEGEVVGRVREVFDTEPTHLLEVRAADGKTHLIPFAEQIVRKIDLAAGRLTVKPPPGLLEL from the coding sequence GTGATGGCGGGCCGCGGCGATCGGGAGAGCCCGCCCGTTCCGCGGCACCTGGTGGTAGGTCACATTTCGAAGCCGCACGGCACCAGGGGCGAGGTGTTTGTGTGGCCTCTGACCGACCGACCGGCCGGCGTGTACTCGCCGGGGCACCAGCTCATGCTGGGGACCACGGAAGGCGAGCTGCCGCCCGACGCGACCGTGCTCGAGGTGCAGTCCACGCGTCCGTTCAAACGGGGGCTGCTGGTGAAGTTCCAGGGGATCGAGGGGCGGACGGAGGCGGAGCGGCTGGCGCAGCGCTATTTGCTGGCGCCGCTCGAATCGCTCGAGCCGCTCGAGGAGGGTGAGCTCTTCTACCACCAGCTCCTGGGGCTCGAGGTGGTTACGGCGGAGGGGGAGGTGGTGGGCCGCGTACGCGAGGTCTTCGATACCGAGCCGACGCACCTGCTGGAAGTGCGAGCTGCGGATGGGAAGACGCACCTCATCCCCTTCGCCGAGCAGATCGTGCGCAAGATCGACCTGGCCGCTGGCCGGCTGACGGTCAAGCCGCCGCCGGGGCTGCTCGAGCTGTAG
- the trmD gene encoding tRNA (guanosine(37)-N1)-methyltransferase TrmD, whose protein sequence is MRINFLTIFPEFFGVPLSLSIPGRAAAAALVSYRVLDLRNFATDRHRTVDDYAYGGGAGMVMKPEPFFDAVDALDPTGPIVLLSARGRPFRHGDAVRFAVAPELTLLCGHYKDVDQRVADHLATEELSLGDFVLSGGEIAALAVADAVVRLLPGALGTHESAATDSFYEEGLLSPPSYTRPAEYRGHRVPEVLLSGDHAQIEAWRREQAERLTRERRPELWQQGMRTHDEGLNH, encoded by the coding sequence ATGCGGATCAACTTCCTGACCATCTTCCCGGAGTTCTTCGGGGTGCCGCTCTCGCTCAGCATCCCCGGGCGCGCAGCCGCAGCGGCTCTGGTCAGCTACCGGGTGCTGGACCTGCGCAACTTCGCCACCGACCGACACCGCACGGTCGATGACTACGCGTACGGCGGTGGCGCGGGCATGGTGATGAAGCCGGAGCCGTTCTTTGACGCCGTGGACGCGCTGGATCCCACCGGCCCGATTGTGCTGCTCTCGGCACGCGGCCGGCCGTTCCGCCACGGGGACGCCGTCCGCTTCGCAGTGGCGCCGGAGCTGACGCTGCTCTGCGGCCACTACAAGGACGTGGACCAGCGCGTGGCCGATCACCTGGCGACGGAGGAGCTGTCGCTGGGCGACTTCGTGCTCAGCGGCGGCGAGATCGCCGCACTGGCCGTAGCCGATGCCGTGGTCCGGCTGCTGCCGGGCGCACTGGGTACGCACGAGTCGGCGGCGACCGACTCGTTTTACGAGGAGGGCCTGCTCAGTCCGCCCTCCTACACCCGCCCCGCCGAGTATCGCGGGCACCGCGTCCCCGAGGTGCTGCTCTCGGGCGATCACGCGCAGATCGAGGCGTGGCGGCGCGAGCAGGCGGAGCGGCTGACGCGTGAGCGTCGCCCCGAGCTGTGGCAACAGGGCATGCGCACGCACGACGAGGGATTGAACCACTAA
- a CDS encoding response regulator — protein MAAATQAGAQRRRILLVDDDPAVRVVIAQHLRRRGYEVMQAESAEEVLLRANRESYDVVVTDVHLPGLSGVDLAHLLLARSPLQPIVVITGDSDEALARAVLRNGPVGYLLKPFEFFELDAAIGQALTRLELAETTQALTRGAGLSGAAGVGGRGDRDLGGGLIAPAWLRLADERSGAGPEHGFRVAQVGGALLSALSASLPGLDRSKLEMAARAHEVGRLWGPAADRTELAEQGARFLVELGIEVEVVQAVRHMHERWDGRGGPDGLSGDAIPLLAQVLAAADAVDHLAVALADAGGDPESAPLSAVDRVRAGEGTVLGPAIAAGLAGARSAIAAIWTLARWSGSGRGTWS, from the coding sequence ATGGCAGCGGCGACGCAGGCTGGGGCGCAGCGGCGGCGGATTCTGCTGGTGGACGATGATCCTGCCGTGCGGGTGGTGATAGCGCAGCATCTGCGGCGGCGCGGCTATGAGGTCATGCAGGCGGAGAGTGCGGAGGAGGTGCTGCTCCGGGCGAACCGGGAAAGCTACGACGTGGTGGTGACGGATGTGCATTTGCCGGGTCTTTCGGGGGTGGACCTGGCGCATCTGTTGTTGGCGCGGTCGCCGCTGCAGCCGATCGTGGTCATCACGGGGGACAGCGACGAGGCGCTGGCGCGGGCGGTGCTGCGGAACGGCCCGGTCGGGTATCTGCTGAAGCCCTTCGAGTTCTTCGAGCTGGACGCGGCGATTGGTCAGGCGTTGACGCGCCTCGAGTTGGCGGAGACAACGCAGGCGTTGACGCGGGGGGCGGGGCTGAGTGGCGCGGCTGGGGTAGGTGGCCGGGGCGACCGGGATTTGGGGGGAGGGTTGATTGCTCCGGCCTGGCTGCGTTTGGCGGACGAGCGTTCGGGTGCCGGCCCGGAGCACGGATTCCGGGTGGCGCAGGTTGGGGGTGCGCTGCTGTCGGCGCTTTCCGCATCACTCCCGGGGCTGGACCGCTCGAAGCTGGAAATGGCGGCTCGTGCGCACGAGGTAGGGCGACTATGGGGTCCGGCAGCGGACCGTACAGAGCTGGCCGAGCAGGGTGCGCGTTTCCTGGTGGAGCTGGGGATCGAGGTCGAGGTAGTGCAGGCCGTTCGGCACATGCACGAGCGGTGGGACGGGAGGGGCGGCCCGGACGGGCTGTCGGGTGATGCGATTCCCCTGCTGGCGCAGGTGCTGGCGGCGGCGGATGCCGTGGACCATCTGGCGGTGGCGCTGGCGGATGCAGGCGGCGACCCGGAGTCGGCGCCGCTGTCGGCGGTGGATCGGGTGCGGGCAGGGGAGGGCACCGTGCTGGGGCCCGCGATCGCGGCCGGGCTGGCGGGGGCCCGGAGCGCGATCGCAGCCATCTGGACGCTGGCGCGCTGGAGCGGATCGGGGCGGGGCACATGGTCATAG
- the rplS gene encoding 50S ribosomal protein L19 encodes MDTLQQVQREQLRDDLPAFDPGDTIRVNVRVREGEKERLQAFEGVCIARKGGGVSETFTVRKVSGGVGVERIFPIHSPSIDSIKVVRQGRVRRAKLYYLRRLRGKAARIREKGQA; translated from the coding sequence ATGGATACTTTACAGCAGGTCCAGCGGGAGCAGCTTCGGGACGACCTCCCGGCTTTCGACCCGGGCGACACGATCCGCGTGAACGTGCGCGTGCGCGAGGGCGAGAAGGAGCGGCTGCAGGCGTTCGAGGGCGTGTGCATAGCCCGCAAGGGCGGCGGCGTGAGCGAGACGTTCACGGTGCGCAAGGTTTCGGGCGGCGTCGGCGTCGAGCGCATCTTCCCCATCCACTCCCCCTCGATCGACTCGATCAAGGTCGTGCGCCAGGGGCGCGTGCGCCGCGCCAAGCTCTACTACCTGCGACGCCTGCGCGGCAAGGCCGCGCGCATCCGGGAGAAGGGGCAAGCCTGA